The Streptococcus gwangjuense nucleotide sequence GCCACCCTGAGGTTGACTACTACAGAGAGTTAATTGCAAGTCCGACGATTACGACTTCCATCATCAATGGTGGAGATGGTTCGGGTCAACACCCTAGCCAGAGCTTGCTTGATTTGATGACTATTTATGAGGAATTTGGTCACTTTGAGGGTCTTAAGGTTGCGATTGCAGGTGACTTGGACCACTCACGCGTTGCTAAATCCAATATGCAGATTTTGAAACGCTTGGGAGCTGAACTTTACTTTGCTGGACCTGAGGAATGGAGAAGTCAAGAGTTTGCAGACTATGGACAGTTTGTAACTATTGATGAAATCATTGATCAGGTAGATGTCATGATGTTTCTTCGTGTGCAACATGAACGACATGAAAGTGGAGCTGTCTTTTCAAAAGAAGACTACCATGCCCAACATGGCTTGACTCAAGAACGTTATGATCGTTTGAAAGAAACAGCGATCCTCATGCACCCAGCCCCAGTGAACCGTGATGTAGAAATAGCAGATCACTTGGTTGAAGCACCAAAATCACGGATTGTCCAACAAATGACCAATGGTGTCTTTGTTCGAATGGCAATCTTAGAATCCG carries:
- a CDS encoding aspartate carbamoyltransferase catalytic subunit; the encoded protein is MSENQQALNHVVSMEDLTVDQVMKLIKRGIEFKNGAQLPYEDHPIVSNLFFEDSTRTHKSFEVAEIKLGLERLDFDVKTSSVNKGETLYDTILTLSALGVDVCVIRHPEVDYYRELIASPTITTSIINGGDGSGQHPSQSLLDLMTIYEEFGHFEGLKVAIAGDLDHSRVAKSNMQILKRLGAELYFAGPEEWRSQEFADYGQFVTIDEIIDQVDVMMFLRVQHERHESGAVFSKEDYHAQHGLTQERYDRLKETAILMHPAPVNRDVEIADHLVEAPKSRIVQQMTNGVFVRMAILESVLASRNAN